The Anaerolineales bacterium DNA segment ATCTTTGCTTCCATATCTTTATTTATCCGAGCTTGCGGCTCCAGAAAACCATCAGCGGGGAGAAAGTCAGCTCGTCCTTCCACGGGATGGCGGGATCGTCGGGGAAGGGCGGGGTTTTCGGGTCCGCCAGCGGATAGTCGATCGAGCGGATCCGGAAGCCGGCCCGTTCGATGCAGCGGGCGAGGATCTCGCGCGACCAAAAGCGGTCCTTCTCCCAGACGATGTTCGAGACCGTCGATCGGCTCTTGACGTAATTGTCGCTCCGGGTCCGGTTTTCCGGAAAAGGGGCGTAGGTGAAAGCGGTGTACTCCTCGCAGGCGATGGCGTCGTTGTCGCATACGGCGGCAAACCAGCCGCCCTTTTTCGAGATCCGGCCGATCTCGGAGACGGCGTTCTGCAGTTGTTCCTCGGTCTGCATCTCCTGCAGGACCATCGTCGTCGTCGCGGCGTCGGCCGCGCCGTCCGGGAGCGGGATGACCTCGCGCCCGTGTTCGCACTGGATCTGCTTATAGACAAACTCCACTTCGGGCAGCGCGGCTTTCGATTCGGCCGTGACCTTTGTCGCCTGGGCGACCATCTCGGCCGAGATGTCGACGCCGACGGCCGTACCCCGCGGGCGGACGCAACGGGAGGCGGCGCGGGTGGATTTGCCCGCCCCGCAGCCGAAATCTACCAGGGTGCCGATCTCCATCCGGAGCGGCATCAGCTTTTGCCACACGCACTGGGCGGCGAGCAAGTAGGTGCCGACCAGGCCGATGCCTGCGTATTCGGCGGCGCTTTGGTGGGTGAAGTCGACCCTTTGGAAAGATTCCATAGAGAACGCTATCCTTTTATGAAAAGGTGACCTAATGCAAAAATTGACGAATTCTTTTCTCCGCTCAGGCCGTTCTTAGGTTGAATATCTCTTCGGGCGCGCGGAAGGCGTCCTCAAGATAATGCTTGTCGGCCATCTATATACCATTTTTCAGCACTTCATGGCGGAAGCGGAATGTTACCAAGGAGGATTTTATCAGTTTCTTTTTCCGGCGCCGGTGACTGCGATCCGGGGCTTTCACCCATCCGGAGGGCGGAATTGTTTTCCATCCATCAGGGGTACGGGAAAAGATGGAAACCCCGGACAATAAGAAAGGTGGTTCTTCGCCGTATTCTTTATGTCAGATTTTGCCCCTCCCGGGGACGAAAAGCGCCTTGGCATAAGGAGAAGACCGACGCGCGCCGGGAGGTGTATTTCGATGTTCTATGGCATGACGCGAAGACAGCCTCCGCATCGCCGGCTCGACGGACACCCATTCCCGCGACGCCGAACCCTCCCTGCCGCCCACATAGATCCAGATGACCCTCTTGCAGGAGTTCTCCGATTCTTCGCCGGTGGATAGGTGCGCCACCACAAAGAACACAAAGGGCACAAAGGATTGCCTGGGGCTGTCTTTGTGCGCTTTGTGGCTGATATTGTCTACTCCGCAGACGGAGTACGGCAAAAGGGTGAAACGCCGAAATCGGTGGATTTCTACGCCAGGAGGGCAGTCCGGAGGACAAGCGGCTATCTCGGGCCAAAAGCCCCCCGGCGTTTCTTCCCTTTTTTCGCCTGAGGGAATTATTCACCTATCCTCGGGATGCCCCATACGTTTTGGAGAAGACCCAAAAGAGTTATTGCCGGCGGATTGTCCGAAAGGATCGCTTGGTAAAGTAAGTCCGCTTGCGGCAATGATTATCCTGATCGGTTTTCAACCACCCCGGCCTCCTCCCTGATGTTTTTCTACGTACTTCTCCCTGGGAGTAAACTCCCCCCTCGCCTTTCCGTTGTACGGGAAGGAGAGGGAGGGTAGTGAGGGTAGGGATGGGATGGCCGATCGGGAGCGCGGCTTTCTCGAACGGCTTTCTTTCTAGAATCCGAACAATGCCACCCCCGCGGCATACGACATCAGATTCGCGCTGAACGACAGCAGGAACGCCTCGCGGAACCGCAGGCGCAGGATGATCCGGAACCAGAGCGCCTCGATAAAAAGTTCAAAGGTCTCCGCCGCCAGGACGCCGACGGCATACGGGAGGGGAGTGGCGGTCTGCAACAGCCACATCCCGAACCAGGCGGCGGTGACGGCGGCCAGGTTGCCCGGGATCACAGCGAGCAAGATTTTCGAGGACCGGATGCCGATCCGGTCGAAAACGCCCCGAACCAGAAAGAACGCCATCAGCAGTTCGACCAGAATTGCCGAGGCCAGGAGGACGAAAAATTTCAGGGTGAAGATCCGCGGGAGATCCCGCCAGGCGGCGTCCCGCCTGGCCTGTTCCTCGGCGGCGACGGTCGCTTGCGCTCCGGCGGTCGCGGTCGCCGGCAGGCTGACGTACTCGGTCGCCTGCCGGATCGCGAAGGCGGTGGCCTCCGCGGCGGCGGCGGCCGAGGCGCGGAAGCCGGCGGTGGCGTTGGCTTGCGCGGCGGCGGTGGAGGTCGCACCGGCGGCCGCCGTCTTGGTCGTCTGCGCGGCGGCGGTGGCGGCCCTGCGGGTGGATTCCGCGGCGGCAGTGCCGGTCTGTTCGGCGCCGGCGGTGGCGGTGGCCGGCACATTGGCGGTCTGGGTGGCTTCGAATTCCGCGGTTTGGGTGGATAACGCGGCGGCGGTTTCGGCGGCAAAGACCGCGCCGGTGGCCGAGGCTTTGGCCTCCGCGGTGGCGGACATTTTGGCCTCGAAGGTGGTGTAGCGATAGCGGCCATCCATGGGGAACCGCCCGCCGCCGGGAAGCGGA contains these protein-coding regions:
- a CDS encoding methyltransferase domain-containing protein codes for the protein MESFQRVDFTHQSAAEYAGIGLVGTYLLAAQCVWQKLMPLRMEIGTLVDFGCGAGKSTRAASRCVRPRGTAVGVDISAEMVAQATKVTAESKAALPEVEFVYKQIQCEHGREVIPLPDGAADAATTTMVLQEMQTEEQLQNAVSEIGRISKKGGWFAAVCDNDAIACEEYTAFTYAPFPENRTRSDNYVKSRSTVSNIVWEKDRFWSREILARCIERAGFRIRSIDYPLADPKTPPFPDDPAIPWKDELTFSPLMVFWSRKLG